A genome region from Triticum aestivum cultivar Chinese Spring chromosome 2B, IWGSC CS RefSeq v2.1, whole genome shotgun sequence includes the following:
- the LOC123047557 gene encoding PI-PLC X domain-containing protein At5g67130: MAAVAVVGLMARRSGILLVLILAVVAGTASGAALVGDKCAAGSQSPCGDGMRCATCTPLVGAGAAVCSRITPVDPKTHGTGLPFNKYTWLTTHNSFAMAGTTSPSGTPVLSTPNQEDTVADQLKNGVRGLMLDTYDYNNDLWLCHSFGGKCYEITAFQRASKVLKDVEGFLNANPDEVVTLFVEEYTSAGALGKALSAAGLTKYLFPPATMPKDGADWPPLKDMIAQNHRLLVFTSKQGREGSDGAAFQWDYVLETQYGGDGLVVGACPKRAESKPMDSKAQSLVLLNFFTTNPSQSWACVNNSAPLISKLRACYDASAKRWPNYIAVDFYMRSSGGGAPLATDVANGRLQCGCDSIAYCKANASFGTCALPSSTLSSPPSSPPSPSPPSASSSPKSLALASSPSSKRSMAPSSSPSAAPARSRSWSSSAALSLFSFMDSKVDPSLSTSVASSPSLSPSSWSSLGSAKPSTLSPLSSPSVSSPSSSLLKKSPKKKFSKSTINVMSVDELDPESTTTDEGATPKASSNSTPNQGMAPEASPNGTPDTGAPQRTLPKSIAEPPTPTTHPEAENTSSAAIRPKTPRRSSLIGTALLVLISLS, encoded by the exons atggccgccgtcgccgtcgtcgggtTGATGGCTCGCCGCAGCGGCATCCTCCTTGTCCTGATTCTCGCCGTCGTCGCCGGGACGGCCTCGGGGGCCGCGCTGGTGGGCGACAAGTGCGCGGCGGGCTCGCAGTCGCCGTGCGGCGACGGGATGCGCTGCGCCACCTGCACCCCGCTCGTCGGGGCCGGCGCCGCCGTGTGCTCCCGGATCACGCCCGTCGACCCCAAGACCCAC GGCACGGGGCTGCCCTTCAACAAGTACACGTGGCTCACCACGCACAActccttcgccatggccggcaccaccTCCCCCTCCGGCACGCCCGTCCTCTCCACGCCCAACCAGGAGGACACCGTCGCCGACCAGCTCAAG AACGGCGTGAGGGGGCTGATGCTGGACACGTACGACTACAACAACGACCTCTGGCTCTGCCACTCCTTCGGCGGCAAATGCTATGAGATCACCGCATTC CAACGGGCGTCCAAGGTGCTCAAGGACGTGGAGGGCTTCCTCAACGCCAACCCGGACGAGGTCGTCACGCTCTTCGTCGAGGAGTACACCAGCGCGGGCGCCCTCGGCAAggccctctccgccgccggccTCACCAAGTACCTCTTCCCGCCGGCCACCATGCCCAAGGACGGCGCCGACTGGCCGCCGCTCAAGGACATGATCGCCCAGAACCACCGCCTCCTCGTCTTCACCTCCAAGCAGGGCCGCGAGGGCTCCGACGGCGCCGCCTTCCAGTGGGACTACGTCCTCGAGACGCAAT ACGGGGGCGATGGGCTGGTGGTGGGGGCCTGCCCTAAGCGGGCCGAGTCCAAGCCCATGGACTCCAAGGCGCAGTCGCTGGTGCTGCTCAACTTCTTCACCACCAACCCCAGCCAGAGCTGGGCCTGCGTAAACAACTCCGCGCCGCTCATCTCCAAGCTCAGGGCATGCTACGACGCCTCCGCCAAGCGATGGCCCAACTACATCGCCGTCGACTTCTACATG aggagcagcggcggcggcgccccccTGGCGACCGACGTGGCCAACGGCCGCCTCCAGTGCGGCTGCGACAGCATCGCCTACTGCAAG GCAAACGCCTCATTTGGAACATGCGCACTGCCGTCGTCAACCCTGTCCTCGCCtccctcgtcaccgccgtcacccTCCCCACCTTCGGCTTCCTCCTCGCCGAAATCATTGGCATTGGCTTCGTCACCTTCTTCAAAACGATCCATGGCCCCGTCTTCGTCGCCCTCTGCAGCTCCAGCTCGGTCACGGTCGTGGTCTTCGTCGGCGGCATTGTCCTTGTTTTCTTTCATGGATTCGAAAGTGGACCCTTCTCTATCCACATCTGTAGCTTCGTCACCTTCCTTGTCCCCGTCTTCATGGTCCTCTCTGGGTTCTGCTAAGCCTTCGACCCTCTCCCCACTATCGTCGCCCTCTGTTTCCTCCCCGTCATCGTCATTGTTGAAGAAGTCTCCAAAGAAGAAGTTTTCAAAGAGCACGATCAACGTGATGTCAGTAGATGAACTCGATCCAGAGAGTACAACAACAGATGAAGGGGCAACACCGAAAGCGTCTTCAAACAGTACTCCAAATCAAGGGATGGCTCCAGAAGCATCTCCAAACGGTACTCCAGACACCGGGGCACCACAGAGAACGCTTCCAAAGAGCATAGCAGAACCGCCGACACCCACGACACATCCCGAGGCGGAGAACACCTCCAGCGCGGCGATCCGGCCTAAGACCCCACGCCGGAGCTCCCTCATCGGGACCGCGTTGCTCGTGCTGATCTCATTGTCTTGA
- the LOC123047556 gene encoding probable receptor-like protein kinase At1g49730 has product MRRRRPAAAFAPPALLLLALSAPCWLSPSPAADAVGGCPLDFSWANFTTAAAACSDGAQRAACCRYINAFVATSIARYANATGRLGVPPAFSEMCLSAVSDTFRLRGIATDAAVFCGLGPKIRVDYQCAGRNTVLEMMQSPSFNDVIGSCRGPLSLDITCKTCLNYGIVYLRRLIGSDDNVALSVCRSAVFVTLATQHGVLSYDDILTCFFGVQGITTFPGTVSVTSTPASTPNVTVPSDSSAPKTKSVPLPQKHQKPYHISVVPGIGIGVILLAILLQIILVVLIRRKNQELKDAEMSAQSPDNAFRQGQSWRCAEGQSPMFQRYSYKETTKATNNFSTVIGKGGFGTVYKAQFSDGSIVAVKRMDKVSRQAEEEFCREMELLARLHHRHLVNLKGFCVERKERFLVYEYMENGSLKDHLHSSGTKALSWQTRLQIAMDVANALEYLHFFCNPPLCHRDIKSSNILLDKNFVAKVADFGLAHASRTGAISFEAVNTDIRGTPGYMDPEYVVTQELTEKSDIYSYGVVLLELVTGRRAIQDKKNLVEWAQEYMSPSGEIPPELVDPAVRDTVDMDQLHLAVGIVQWCTQREGRQRPSIRQVLRMFSERLDPGNGSFGEGMDDADGGFYPGRSSRGGGAGIHRNELVPCGGGGDMRSLHSSSSTTRSYCSRSMLLEGGQAHSPPETL; this is encoded by the exons atgcgccgccgccgccccgccgccgccttcgctcCGCCGGCGCTCCTGCTGCTGGCCCTCTCCGCACCGTGCTGGCTCTCCCCCAGCCCCGCCGCAGATGCCGTCGGAG GCTGCCCGCTGGACTTCAGCTGGGCCAACTtcaccacggcggcggcggcgtgctccgACGGGGCGCAGCGGGCGGCGTGCTGCCGCTACATCAACGCCTTCGTGGCCACCTCCATCGCGCGCTACGCCAACGCCACGGGCCGCCTCGGGGTGCCGCCGGCCTTCTCCGAGATGTGCCTCAGCGCGGTGTCCGACACCTTCAGGCTGCGGGGGATCGCCACCGACGCCGCCGTCTTCTGCGGCCTCGGGCCCAAGATCAGGGTCGACTACCAGTGCGCCGGCCGCAACACCGTGCTGGAGATGATGCAGTCGCCCAGCTTCAACGACGTCATCGGCAGCTGCAGGGGGCCCCTCTCCCTCGACATCACCTGCAAGACCTGCCTCAACTACGGCATCGTGTACCTCCGCCGGCTCATCGGCTCCGACGACAACGTCGCGCTCAGCGTGTGCCGCAGCGCCGTCTTCGTCACGCTCGCGACGCAGCACGGCGTGCTCTCCTACGACGACATCCTCACCTGCTTCTTCGGTGTTCAGGGGATCACCACCTTTCCAG GAACGGTGTCTGTCACGTCGACTCCGGCTTCTACTCCGAATGTCACCGTACCCAGtgattcttcagctccaaagaccAAAAGTGTTCCACTGCCACAGAAGCATCAGAAGCCTTACCACATTTCGGTGGTTCCGGGGATAGGGATAGGGGTCAtattgcttgccattcttcttcagaTCATCTTGGTCGTGCTCATTCGTCGAAAGAACCAGGAACTGAAGGATGCTGAGATGTCTGCTCAGAGTCCAGACAATGCATTTCGCCAGGGTCAATCCTGGAGATGCGCAGAAG GTCAGTCACCAATGTTTCAGAGGTATAGCTACAAAGAAACAACAAAAGCGACAAACAATTTCAGCACAGTTATTGGAAAGGGAGGCTTTGGAACAGTCTACAAGGCTCAGTTTAGTGATGGCTCTATAGTTGCGGTCAAAAGGATGGACAAGGTTTCAAGACAGGCTGAAGAAGAGTTCTGCCGGGAAATGGAGCTCCTGGCTAGGTTGCATCATCGCCATCTTGTGAACCTAAAGGGCTTCTGTGTTGAAAGAAAAGAAAG GTTTCTTGTCTACGAGTACATGGAAAATGGAAGCCTAAAGGATCACCTGCACT CTTCTGGAACAAAGGCATTAAGCTGGCAGACACGGCTACAGATCGCAATGGACGTAGCCAATGCTCTG GAGTACCTCCATTTCTTCTGTAATCCTCCACTCTGCCATAGAGACATCAAGTCGAGCAACATTCTTTTGGACAAAAACTTTGTTGCCAAG GTTGCTGATTTCGGCCTTGCACATGCATCGAGAACTGGTGCTATCAGCTTTGAAGCTGTGAACACAGATATACGCGGAACTCCAG GGTACATGGACCCCGAGTACGTGGTGACCCAGGAGCTGACGGAGAAGAGCGACATCTACAGCTACGGCGTGGTGCTGTTGGAGCTGGTCACCGGGCGGCGGGCGATCCAGGACAAGAAGAACCTGGTGGAGTGGGCGCAGGAGTACATGTCGCCGTCCGGGGAGATCCCGCCGGAGCTGGTGGACCCGGCGGTCCGCGACACGGTGGACATGGACCAGCTGCACCTGGCGGTCGGCATCGTCCAGTGGTGCACGCAGCGGGAGGGGCGCCAGCGGCCGTCCATCAGGCAGGTGCTGCGCATGTTCTCCGAGCGCCTGGACCCCGGCAACGGCAGCTTCGGCGAGGGCATGGACGACGCCGACGGCGGCTTCTACCCGGGCCGGAGCagcaggggcggcggcgccggcatcCACCGCAACGAGCTGGtcccctgcggcggcggcggcgacatgcgGTCCCTGCATTCGTCGTCGAGCACGACGAGGTCCTACTGCAGCCGCAGCATGCTGCTCGAGGGTGGCCAGGCTCACTCTCCCCCTGAAACCCTCTGA